In Streptomyces durocortorensis, a genomic segment contains:
- a CDS encoding serine/threonine protein kinase, whose translation MATTTGGLRVGPDSAPDRYRLRRSIGRGGEAVLYLADLELSGEAEPVVVKVLDTRSTMTAEGFARISAAWSDQAELLRFVHRVGVIGVREHFEGPPPHPPGRAAESTGRCLYLVMNHVEGLDLRDWRAERTLETPDERREAVRCLEQLAEVLDRLHSGSATPSGRVVVHGDLSPGNVMVDSDGQATLVDFGLSKLAPEHRTAEVWFTPGFAAPEVHEGVRSPAADRYAFGALAYFLLSGETPPATPEQLRERFTALPEVTGLPPEQRTALLALYEADPGRRPESLTGWVRQLRPAVVATTSRARTVTAPPPPTSPPPGGALPGAAPPGAASSARPHYVAPQTPPTPPGSPTQPPAALTAPDPGRPSRKYLLPLGAAAAVTLLVVGAVLGSRLASGDDDGGTASGKGPEVTRTATESPAAEPSTEPSTPSESPGTPTADPSGTLDASPSSDSSEPAAREPQSLTALTPVDGSSWDTEPSVLNTREFETAMTTRLPCYNGTKVTEYNLERAWSSLRFVGGITDDSPQSQGKVTFLGDGKILESGTLSLGKERTFDVPVDGVLRLRVTLDTASGDCKGIAALADPVLEP comes from the coding sequence ATGGCGACCACGACCGGAGGTCTGCGCGTCGGACCTGACTCGGCTCCGGACCGGTACCGGCTGCGGCGTTCCATCGGCCGCGGCGGCGAGGCGGTGCTCTACCTGGCCGACCTGGAGCTGTCCGGAGAGGCCGAGCCCGTCGTGGTGAAGGTCCTGGACACCCGCTCCACCATGACGGCCGAGGGCTTCGCCCGGATCAGCGCCGCGTGGAGCGACCAGGCGGAGCTGCTCCGCTTCGTGCACCGGGTCGGGGTGATCGGCGTACGGGAACACTTCGAGGGCCCGCCCCCGCACCCGCCGGGCCGGGCCGCGGAGAGCACCGGCCGCTGCCTCTACCTGGTGATGAACCACGTGGAGGGCCTGGACCTGCGGGACTGGCGGGCCGAACGCACCCTGGAGACGCCCGACGAGCGGCGCGAGGCCGTGCGCTGTCTGGAGCAGCTGGCCGAGGTGCTGGACCGGCTGCACTCGGGCAGCGCCACCCCGTCGGGCCGCGTGGTAGTGCACGGTGATCTCTCCCCCGGCAATGTGATGGTCGACTCCGACGGCCAGGCCACCCTGGTCGACTTCGGGCTGAGCAAGCTCGCCCCCGAACACCGCACGGCCGAGGTCTGGTTCACTCCCGGATTCGCGGCTCCCGAGGTCCACGAGGGCGTACGGTCCCCGGCCGCCGACCGGTACGCGTTCGGCGCCCTCGCCTACTTCCTGCTCAGCGGCGAGACCCCGCCCGCGACGCCGGAGCAGCTGCGCGAGCGGTTCACCGCGCTGCCGGAGGTCACCGGCCTGCCGCCCGAGCAGCGGACCGCCCTGCTCGCGCTGTACGAGGCCGACCCCGGCCGCAGACCGGAGTCCCTGACCGGGTGGGTGCGGCAGTTGCGCCCCGCGGTGGTGGCGACGACGTCCCGCGCGCGTACGGTCACCGCTCCTCCGCCGCCCACGTCCCCGCCGCCGGGTGGCGCGTTGCCCGGGGCCGCGCCGCCCGGGGCCGCTTCCTCCGCGCGCCCGCATTACGTCGCCCCGCAGACACCACCGACACCGCCGGGATCACCGACGCAACCGCCGGCGGCCTTGACAGCGCCGGACCCCGGGCGCCCCAGCCGGAAGTACCTGCTGCCGCTGGGCGCGGCGGCTGCCGTGACGCTGCTGGTGGTCGGCGCGGTCCTGGGCTCCCGGCTGGCCTCCGGCGACGACGACGGCGGCACCGCCTCCGGCAAGGGCCCGGAGGTGACCCGTACGGCCACCGAGAGCCCCGCGGCAGAGCCGAGCACCGAGCCCAGCACCCCGTCGGAATCGCCCGGGACACCGACGGCCGACCCGTCCGGCACCCTGGACGCGTCACCCTCCTCTGACTCTTCGGAGCCCGCCGCGAGGGAGCCCCAGTCCTTGACGGCGCTGACGCCGGTGGACGGCTCCTCGTGGGACACCGAACCGTCAGTCCTGAACACCCGGGAGTTCGAGACGGCGATGACCACGCGCCTGCCGTGCTACAACGGGACCAAGGTCACCGAATACAACCTGGAACGCGCCTGGTCCTCCCTCCGGTTCGTCGGCGGCATCACGGACGACTCCCCCCAGTCGCAGGGAAAGGTGACGTTCCTGGGCGACGGAAAGATCCTGGAGTCCGGAACCCTGTCCCTGGGCAAGGAACGGACCTTCGACGTGCCGGTCGACGGCGTACTGCGGCTGCGCGTCACCCTCGACACCGCGTCCGGCGACTGCAAAGGCATCGCCGCTCTCGCCGACCCCGTACTGGAACCCTGA
- the smpB gene encoding SsrA-binding protein SmpB, with amino-acid sequence MAKEKDTGRKMIAQNKKARHDYTIIDTYECGLVLMGTEVKSLRMGRASLVDGFVQIDDHEAWLHNIHVPEYVQGTWTNHAAKRKRKLLLHRAEIDKLESKSQETGHTIVPLALYFKDGRVKVEIALAKGKKEYDKRQTLREKQDTRETNRAIAAARRRQRSA; translated from the coding sequence ATGGCGAAGGAAAAAGACACCGGGCGCAAGATGATCGCGCAGAACAAGAAGGCGCGGCACGACTACACCATCATCGACACCTACGAGTGCGGTCTCGTCCTCATGGGGACGGAGGTCAAGTCGCTGCGCATGGGGCGGGCCTCCCTGGTCGACGGGTTCGTCCAGATCGACGACCACGAGGCGTGGCTCCACAACATCCACGTCCCCGAGTACGTCCAGGGAACCTGGACCAACCACGCGGCCAAGCGGAAGCGCAAGCTGTTGCTGCACCGGGCCGAGATCGACAAGCTGGAGTCGAAGTCGCAGGAGACGGGCCACACGATCGTGCCGCTCGCGCTGTACTTCAAGGACGGCCGGGTCAAGGTCGAGATCGCGCTCGCGAAGGGCAAGAAGGAGTACGACAAGCGCCAGACGCTCCGCGAGAAGCAGGACACGCGGGAGACGAACCGTGCCATCGCGGCGGCCCGCCGGCGCCAGCGCAGCGCCTGA